One region of Arcobacter sp. CECT 8983 genomic DNA includes:
- a CDS encoding ABC transporter substrate-binding protein, with protein sequence MIKYISVFILIFILSYYKLNKNEFNEDTLYLGTSLPKTGIMKAVGHNVYVGANAYFNYANEMKLLPNNKKIKLLWYDDKYEPELTKENLAKLVDNNRIFALFGFVGTPTVKNIIPELTKLEIPFIAPFSGASFLRNKQLDNFINFRSSYQEEIDKIVNYLYEKKGIDKFAVFYQNDTFGEEGYVSLIKSLKKKNLDIQGEGMYKRNTLSIRHAFLEIKSHNPQAIIMIGAYEANAHFIKKAKEDESFKDTIFCNISFGDANEMVNELNNSTSNILFSQVVPPYYDNRIRIVAEYRNIMKKYFPKEPLGFVSLESFLAAKTTVEAIKRINGDITQAKFLKAIKTIPNNVLKGIKIEYKNHQLLNNVYLFKYKNHTFEEIKYD encoded by the coding sequence TTGATAAAATATATTTCAGTATTTATTTTAATATTTATTTTAAGCTATTATAAATTAAATAAAAATGAATTTAATGAAGACACTTTATATTTAGGAACTTCACTTCCAAAAACAGGTATTATGAAAGCAGTAGGTCATAATGTATATGTTGGAGCTAATGCTTATTTTAACTATGCAAATGAAATGAAGCTTCTTCCTAATAATAAAAAAATCAAACTTCTTTGGTATGATGATAAATATGAACCTGAACTAACAAAAGAAAATCTTGCGAAACTTGTTGACAATAATAGAATTTTTGCTCTTTTTGGTTTTGTAGGAACACCTACTGTTAAAAATATTATACCTGAGCTTACTAAACTTGAAATTCCTTTTATTGCACCTTTTTCTGGAGCATCATTTTTAAGAAACAAACAACTTGATAATTTTATTAATTTTAGAAGTTCTTATCAAGAAGAGATAGATAAAATTGTTAACTATCTATATGAGAAAAAAGGTATAGATAAATTTGCAGTTTTTTATCAAAATGATACTTTTGGAGAAGAAGGGTATGTTTCTTTGATTAAATCTTTAAAGAAAAAGAACTTAGATATTCAAGGTGAAGGAATGTATAAAAGAAATACTCTTTCTATTAGGCATGCCTTTTTAGAAATTAAATCCCATAATCCTCAAGCAATAATCATGATTGGAGCATATGAAGCAAATGCACATTTTATCAAAAAAGCAAAAGAGGATGAAAGCTTTAAAGATACTATTTTTTGTAACATCTCTTTTGGCGATGCAAATGAGATGGTAAATGAACTTAATAACTCAACTTCTAATATTTTATTTTCACAAGTTGTTCCACCCTATTATGACAACAGAATAAGAATAGTTGCAGAATATAGAAATATCATGAAAAAGTATTTTCCTAAAGAACCATTAGGATTTGTATCTTTAGAATCTTTTTTAGCTGCTAAAACTACTGTTGAAGCTATAAAAAGAATAAATGGAGATATTACACAAGCTAAGTTTTTAAAAGCAATTAAAACTATTCCTAATAATGTACTAAAGGGTATAAAAATTGAATATAAAAATCATCAATTATTAAATAATGTATATTTATTTAAATATAAAAACCATACCTTTGAAGAGATAAAATATGATTAA
- a CDS encoding 4Fe-4S binding protein: protein MQEFIYYNKDGIEFPLPETIFVTQSLSDIPQNEYIVSNTIGTHAELVADEIDFYIKNSQDSLANKIKNVEKLYEVNAIRFDNAKDITFNQEVSNGVLLVCDDEQKKQVLKSMVPDEFNLFHVNEDIIKDINGHIGNLTVIVDDDGEDIELRVDQIIWFDEKELGLKQSGCFDPLKSSIDDVLATIRQNITNYEYRKFTTYDKTICQYHERREEICSKCEEVCPTVAIVKDDSKKHLEFSQIDCHGCGGCVSVCPSGAIDYAPTSRNSIFEMAELYEDTHPLIVPQKMNIANLDIEIKENVLPFAIDGEKFLDESTLLTIAQISGSQLIFYTDFISKGSGDAIRIVNDIYQSKYGKDAIIVAMNEEELKLALEKVAFIENSHFNFNQDGLKKREVFSHRLQRIVSDDDLGEVKTGEHVHYGLVKVNEDKCTLCLVCVGACNVDALQADASDNTLRLNPSLCTSCGYCEVSCPEADCLTIERDVIKLTPSWFKENVLAQDELFACVECGKEFATTKSIEKIATMMGPIFASDPVKERSLYCCADCKPKIMMQNYFDQKKEGMANAR, encoded by the coding sequence ATGCAGGAATTTATATATTATAACAAAGATGGAATAGAATTTCCATTACCTGAAACAATTTTTGTAACTCAAAGTTTATCAGATATCCCTCAAAATGAATATATTGTATCAAATACAATAGGTACTCATGCAGAGCTTGTGGCTGATGAAATAGATTTTTATATAAAAAACTCTCAAGACTCTTTAGCAAATAAAATTAAAAATGTAGAAAAACTTTATGAAGTAAATGCAATTAGATTTGATAATGCAAAAGATATCACATTTAATCAAGAAGTATCAAATGGTGTATTATTAGTTTGTGATGATGAGCAAAAGAAACAAGTTTTAAAATCTATGGTTCCTGATGAATTTAACTTATTTCATGTAAATGAAGACATTATTAAAGATATTAATGGTCATATTGGTAACTTAACAGTTATTGTAGATGATGACGGTGAAGATATTGAGTTAAGAGTAGATCAAATTATTTGGTTTGATGAAAAAGAGTTAGGATTAAAACAAAGTGGTTGTTTTGACCCACTAAAAAGCTCAATTGATGATGTATTAGCAACAATAAGACAAAATATAACTAATTATGAATATAGAAAATTTACTACATATGATAAAACAATTTGTCAATATCATGAAAGAAGAGAAGAAATCTGTTCTAAATGTGAAGAAGTATGTCCTACAGTTGCTATTGTAAAAGACGATTCTAAAAAGCATTTAGAGTTTTCACAAATAGATTGCCATGGTTGTGGTGGATGTGTTTCTGTTTGTCCTAGTGGGGCAATTGATTATGCACCAACTTCAAGAAACTCTATTTTTGAAATGGCAGAACTTTATGAAGATACTCATCCTCTAATAGTTCCTCAAAAAATGAATATTGCAAATTTAGATATTGAAATAAAAGAAAATGTTTTACCTTTTGCAATTGACGGTGAAAAATTCTTAGATGAATCTACTTTATTAACAATAGCTCAAATCTCTGGTTCTCAACTTATTTTCTATACTGATTTTATATCAAAAGGAAGTGGAGATGCAATCAGAATTGTAAATGATATTTATCAAAGTAAATATGGAAAAGATGCAATTATAGTTGCAATGAATGAAGAAGAGTTAAAGCTAGCTTTAGAAAAAGTAGCATTTATAGAAAACTCTCACTTTAACTTTAATCAAGATGGACTTAAAAAAAGAGAAGTTTTTTCTCATAGATTACAACGAATTGTGTCAGATGATGATTTAGGTGAAGTTAAAACAGGTGAGCATGTACATTATGGACTTGTAAAAGTAAATGAAGATAAATGTACTCTTTGTTTAGTTTGTGTAGGAGCCTGTAACGTGGATGCATTACAAGCTGATGCATCCGACAATACACTAAGATTAAATCCTTCTTTATGTACTTCATGTGGTTACTGTGAAGTTTCATGTCCAGAAGCAGATTGTTTAACTATTGAAAGAGATGTTATTAAGTTAACTCCATCATGGTTTAAAGAGAATGTTTTAGCACAAGATGAGCTTTTTGCATGTGTAGAGTGTGGAAAAGAGTTTGCAACAACAAAATCAATTGAAAAAATAGCCACTATGATGGGACCTATCTTTGCAAGTGATCCTGTTAAAGAGAGATCTTTATATTGTTGTGCAGATTGTAAACCAAAAATTATGATGCAAAACTATTTTGATCAAAAAAAAGAAGGAATGGCAAATGCAAGATAA
- a CDS encoding molecular chaperone → MQDNQAINKARALYYNLFANFFVPASDVQNYLELVKLVDILKKSPLDTNSGNALEKINELLDSSSNVTLLQEYDEIFHSPTSKNIRTTASYYDEGVESGKKRVEMINFVGKTKLRRNEKKYHEYEDSVGFIFSLMAQLTDLIAQGEKEYENTVHCIFAQILNDFIDEFAKELYEHDKAIVYKELMVVLHSFIEFERLYLEVSKPIPKEKVIKTPTADKDEDISEEEKERRARNKALKAQGPKEEACPIDIAYDVESNI, encoded by the coding sequence ATGCAAGATAATCAAGCAATAAATAAAGCAAGGGCTTTATATTACAACTTATTTGCAAACTTTTTTGTTCCTGCATCAGATGTGCAGAACTATTTAGAGTTAGTTAAATTAGTTGATATTCTAAAGAAAAGTCCCCTTGATACAAATTCAGGAAATGCTTTAGAAAAGATTAATGAGTTACTTGATTCAAGTTCAAATGTAACACTTCTTCAAGAGTATGATGAAATATTTCATAGTCCAACTTCTAAGAATATTAGAACAACAGCTTCATACTATGATGAAGGTGTTGAATCTGGTAAAAAAAGAGTTGAAATGATTAACTTTGTTGGAAAAACAAAATTAAGAAGAAATGAAAAAAAATATCATGAATATGAAGATTCAGTTGGATTTATTTTTTCTTTAATGGCACAACTTACTGATTTAATTGCACAAGGTGAAAAAGAGTATGAAAATACAGTTCATTGTATTTTTGCGCAGATTTTAAATGACTTTATTGATGAGTTTGCAAAAGAACTTTATGAACATGATAAAGCAATTGTATATAAAGAATTAATGGTAGTTCTTCACTCTTTTATAGAATTTGAAAGACTTTATCTTGAAGTTTCAAAACCTATTCCAAAAGAAAAAGTTATAAAAACGCCAACTGCAGATAAAGATGAAGATATCTCAGAAGAAGAAAAAGAAAGAAGAGCAAGAAATAAAGCGTTAAAGGCACAAGGTCCAAAAGAAGAAGCTTGTCCTATTGATATTGCATATGATGTAGAAAGTAATATCTAA
- a CDS encoding Tat pathway signal protein, whose protein sequence is MQQSRRDFAKKTAIVTAGAAVAAGTSVLAATGNSSYQGDSNNGVVKGTSRKKEILYKKTATWEEYYKNAK, encoded by the coding sequence ATGCAACAAAGCAGAAGAGATTTCGCTAAAAAAACTGCAATTGTTACAGCTGGAGCAGCAGTAGCTGCAGGAACTAGCGTATTGGCTGCTACTGGTAATTCATCGTATCAAGGTGATTCAAATAATGGTGTTGTGAAGGGTACTTCAAGAAAAAAAGAGATCCTTTATAAAAAAACTGCGACTTGGGAAGAATATTACAAGAACGCAAAATAA
- a CDS encoding formate dehydrogenase subunit alpha: MSANTYETLNAKVGRRSFMKMAAVATAFGVTSSFASTTATRQATEEEIKNPFPGSKMVKSICTACSVGCGIMAEVQNGVWVRQEVAQDHPVSLGGHCCKGADMIDMVRSEVRLKHPMVKRAGKWQRISWDEALDNIANKLESLRKTDGPDSAMFLGSAKFGTEQSYYFRKFAAMFGTNNIDHQARIUHSSTVAGVANTWGYGAMTNSLGDIQNSKAIIIFGANPAVNHPVGFQHFLKAKERNNAQIIVIDPRYTKTAAKADYFAQIRPGTDIPFMYGMLNLIFKNGWDNLEFVKSRVFGMEEIKKEAAKWPIEKVADVTGVKAELIEQITKVYAQNTPGTLIWAMGLTQHTNGSSNTRMAPILQLALGNMGEEGGGCNILRGHDNVQGATDMCCLSHTLPGYYGLSEGSWKYFASSWNVDFDWLQGRFKSPEWMGKKGFTLARWWAGVLGGNPGEDAIHNAGTNLKALFVMANGITSIAQQKKIKEALDNLELAVFVDPFVNEGAIITDKQDDVYILPGATQFETSGSVTATNRSAQWRDKIVEPMYESKTDHDIMFELAKRLGFYKEFVAGMGKGENFTWPEDATNEIARTIKTIGLTGWTAERLKKHQKNWHMFDEVSLRGYGEMAGEYYGLPWPCWTKSHGGSPILYNINRSVRDGGMGFRNRFGLEYNGVSQLAGKGSAPRDSFFKDGYPEITRDNIEEILGIKLTEDEKKRIGKNWKVDTSDIIAEKSIERGIAPYGNARARAVVWTFADKIPVHREPLHSPRTDLTKKYPNFADKKDHYRVDTRYISEQTEQDWAKDFPINLVTGRLVNMNGAGIENRASKYLAKLTPEMFCDIHPELAGRHGIRDGSMMWIHSPQGTKIKVKAKYSFSVSEDRVFLPFHFAGVMEGVDYTHNFPDGTKPFAWGESANTVTNYGYDIVTQIPETKGGLCRIERA; the protein is encoded by the coding sequence ATGTCAGCTAACACATATGAAACTCTGAATGCAAAAGTTGGTAGACGGTCATTTATGAAAATGGCTGCTGTAGCTACTGCATTTGGTGTTACGTCATCTTTTGCTAGTACTACTGCTACAAGACAAGCTACTGAGGAAGAGATTAAAAATCCTTTCCCTGGTTCAAAAATGGTTAAATCTATTTGTACTGCTTGTTCTGTTGGTTGTGGTATTATGGCAGAAGTACAAAATGGTGTATGGGTAAGACAAGAAGTAGCTCAAGATCACCCGGTATCACTTGGTGGGCACTGCTGTAAAGGTGCTGATATGATTGATATGGTTAGATCAGAAGTTAGACTTAAACACCCAATGGTAAAAAGAGCAGGAAAATGGCAAAGAATTTCTTGGGATGAAGCATTAGATAATATCGCTAATAAGCTTGAATCTTTAAGAAAAACAGATGGTCCAGATTCTGCAATGTTTTTAGGGTCAGCGAAATTTGGTACAGAGCAATCTTACTATTTTAGAAAATTCGCTGCAATGTTTGGAACGAATAATATAGATCACCAAGCTAGAATTTGACATAGCTCAACAGTTGCCGGTGTGGCAAATACATGGGGTTATGGTGCTATGACAAATTCTTTAGGAGATATTCAAAATTCTAAAGCAATAATTATATTTGGTGCGAATCCAGCGGTTAATCACCCTGTAGGATTCCAACATTTCTTAAAAGCAAAAGAAAGAAATAATGCACAAATTATAGTTATAGACCCAAGATATACAAAAACAGCTGCAAAAGCTGATTACTTCGCACAAATTAGACCAGGAACTGATATTCCATTTATGTATGGAATGTTAAATCTTATCTTTAAAAATGGATGGGACAATTTAGAGTTCGTTAAATCTAGAGTGTTTGGTATGGAAGAGATTAAAAAAGAGGCTGCAAAATGGCCTATTGAAAAAGTTGCTGATGTTACAGGTGTTAAAGCAGAGCTTATTGAGCAAATTACAAAAGTGTATGCTCAAAATACTCCAGGAACACTTATTTGGGCAATGGGACTTACTCAACATACAAATGGATCATCAAACACAAGAATGGCTCCTATCTTACAACTTGCTCTTGGAAACATGGGTGAAGAAGGTGGAGGATGTAATATCCTAAGAGGACATGATAATGTTCAAGGTGCTACAGATATGTGTTGTTTATCACACACATTACCAGGGTACTATGGATTAAGTGAAGGTTCATGGAAATATTTTGCATCATCATGGAATGTTGATTTTGATTGGCTACAAGGTAGATTTAAATCTCCTGAATGGATGGGTAAAAAAGGTTTCACTCTTGCTAGATGGTGGGCTGGAGTACTAGGTGGAAATCCTGGTGAAGATGCAATTCACAATGCAGGTACAAACTTAAAAGCTTTATTTGTTATGGCAAATGGTATTACATCTATTGCACAACAAAAGAAAATAAAAGAGGCTTTAGATAACTTAGAACTTGCAGTATTTGTTGACCCATTCGTAAATGAAGGTGCAATTATTACTGATAAGCAAGATGATGTTTATATTTTACCAGGTGCAACTCAGTTTGAAACAAGTGGTTCTGTAACTGCTACAAACAGATCAGCACAATGGAGAGATAAAATAGTTGAGCCAATGTATGAGTCTAAAACTGACCATGATATTATGTTTGAATTAGCAAAAAGACTTGGATTCTATAAAGAGTTTGTTGCAGGTATGGGTAAAGGTGAAAACTTCACTTGGCCAGAAGATGCTACAAATGAAATTGCTAGAACTATTAAGACTATTGGTCTTACAGGTTGGACTGCAGAAAGACTTAAAAAGCATCAAAAAAATTGGCATATGTTTGATGAAGTTAGTCTTAGAGGTTATGGTGAGATGGCTGGTGAATACTATGGTTTACCTTGGCCTTGTTGGACTAAAAGTCACGGTGGATCTCCTATTCTTTATAACATTAATAGAAGTGTTAGAGATGGAGGTATGGGATTCAGAAATAGATTTGGACTTGAGTACAATGGTGTTTCTCAACTTGCAGGAAAAGGTTCTGCTCCAAGAGATTCATTCTTCAAAGATGGTTACCCAGAAATTACTAGGGATAACATTGAAGAGATACTTGGTATCAAACTAACAGAAGATGAAAAGAAAAGAATAGGTAAAAACTGGAAAGTTGATACTTCAGATATAATTGCTGAAAAAAGTATAGAAAGAGGAATTGCTCCTTATGGAAATGCTAGAGCAAGAGCTGTTGTATGGACATTTGCGGATAAAATCCCAGTACATAGAGAGCCATTACACTCTCCAAGAACAGATTTAACTAAGAAATATCCAAATTTTGCTGATAAAAAAGATCATTATAGAGTTGATACAAGATATATAAGTGAGCAAACTGAACAAGATTGGGCAAAAGACTTCCCAATTAACTTAGTTACAGGAAGACTTGTAAATATGAATGGTGCTGGTATTGAGAATAGAGCATCTAAGTATCTTGCTAAATTAACTCCAGAGATGTTCTGTGATATTCATCCAGAACTTGCAGGAAGACATGGAATTAGAGATGGTTCTATGATGTGGATTCATTCACCTCAAGGAACTAAGATTAAAGTTAAAGCTAAATATTCATTTAGTGTATCTGAGGATAGAGTATTCTTACCATTCCACTTTGCAGGTGTAATGGAAGGTGTTGATTATACTCATAATTTCCCAGATGGTACAAAACCTTTTGCATGGGGAGAAAGTGCGAATACTGTAACTAACTATGGTTATGATATTGTTACTCAAATCCCTGAAACAAAAGGTGGTTTATGTAGAATAGAAAGAGCATAG
- the fdh3B gene encoding formate dehydrogenase FDH3 subunit beta, translated as MSSNNLDYSRMKFYCDEHRCIHCDGCSVACAEAHELPVEISRRKVITVNEGKLGEEFSLSVACMHCTDAPCEQVCPVDCFYIREDGIVLHDKNKCIGCSYCLYACPFGAPQFPKDGAFGTKGVMDKCTMCAGGPDETNSEHERELYGQNRISEGKVPVCAAMCSTKALLVGDSESVSNIYRERVLSFGHGAQSMPYGWDKAYGK; from the coding sequence ATGAGTAGTAATAATTTAGATTATTCAAGAATGAAATTTTATTGCGATGAACACAGATGTATTCATTGTGATGGCTGTTCTGTTGCTTGTGCCGAAGCTCACGAGTTACCAGTAGAAATTTCTAGAAGAAAAGTAATAACAGTAAACGAAGGTAAGCTAGGGGAGGAATTTTCTCTTTCTGTAGCTTGTATGCATTGTACTGATGCACCTTGTGAACAAGTATGTCCAGTTGATTGTTTTTATATCAGAGAAGATGGAATCGTTTTACATGATAAAAATAAATGTATTGGTTGTTCATATTGTTTATATGCTTGTCCTTTTGGAGCTCCACAGTTCCCAAAAGATGGAGCATTTGGAACAAAAGGTGTAATGGATAAATGTACAATGTGTGCAGGTGGACCTGATGAGACTAATAGTGAACATGAAAGAGAACTATATGGTCAAAACAGAATATCAGAAGGAAAAGTTCCAGTGTGTGCTGCGATGTGTTCAACTAAGGCCTTATTAGTAGGGGATTCTGAGTCTGTATCTAATATTTATAGAGAAAGAGTTCTATCTTTTGGTCATGGTGCACAATCTATGCCTTACGGATGGGATAAAGCATATGGAAAATAA